In Quercus robur chromosome 10, dhQueRobu3.1, whole genome shotgun sequence, a genomic segment contains:
- the LOC126703994 gene encoding uncharacterized protein LOC126703994: protein MDEVLSEWKKLSLTDEEGAKLSLTKSKNLKRKEYVIAAKFLTKRALNVDAIGRTLKPLWRARKEFKIREVGDHTLLFVFELETDVQRVLAQKPWSFDKHLILLQRYDYSIPAKQLRFTKITFWVQIHGLPLRLLDPERAIELGETLGEVVTDEAEKEMVGGDFVRVRVRIDVSKPLSKGRRVVLDEGTET, encoded by the coding sequence ATGGATGAAGTCCTCAGTGAATGGAAAAAACTATCCCTCACAGATGAGGAAGGTGCAAAACTTAGCCTAACAAAGTCAAAAAatctgaaaagaaaagaatatgttATTGCAGCAAAGTTCCTGACAAAACGTGCCCTGAATGTGGACGCCATTGGAAGAACTCTCAAACCATTATGGAGAGCCAGAAAAGAGTTTAAGATCAGAGAAGTAGGTGACCACACTCTGTTATTCGTTTTTGAACTGGAGACAGATGTGCAAAGAGTTCTAGCTCAAAAACCGTGGTCTTTTGATAAGCACCTTATTCTTCTACAACGATATGACTATTCGATCCCGGCCAAACAACTACGTTTTACAAAGATAACGTTTTGGGTACAAATACATGGTTTACCTTTGAGATTGTTAGACCCTGAGAGAGCCATTGAACTAGGGGAAACACTTGGAGAAGTGGTAACTGACGAAGCAGAAAAGGAGATGGTGGGTGGAGATTTTGTACGTGTGAGGGTAAGAATAGATGTCTCAAAGCCATTGAGCAAAGGTCGAAGAGTTGTTCTGGATGAGGGAACTGAGACTTAG
- the LOC126703995 gene encoding uncharacterized protein LOC126703995 — protein MSIIVWNCRGLGNPRTGTELEVVTRAKDPSVLFIAEMWADEARLKEIKRKIEFDNLFFVERNNRGGGLALFWRNSVDLHVDSFSPNHIDSIINKGKEEAWRFTGFYGEPVTHKRIDSWNKLRQLHRKFNIPWLCAGDFNEIMRSSEKLGGSSRNQSQMQLFRDVADECGFIDLGFTGPWYTWQKHFLAGHSLWERLDRALATNDWFLRFAGTKVHHLKSDSSNHCPIWIDMAGLELQCAKKPFRFEEAWLSDHTCSEVVEASWEERGVDDPATKVIRKIERCGRELKRWERDHFGNIRNTLKKKRKEFTEAEKEAMRTGQNFKIQRLKSEITELMDKENRLWFQRSKVLWATQGDRNSKYFHSRAT, from the coding sequence ATGAGCATCATTGTTTGGAACTGCCgcgggcttgggaacccacggACAGGAACAGAGCTTGAAGTAGTGACTCGAGCAAAAGACCCCTCCGTTCTGTTTATAGCCGAAATGTGGGCGGATGAAGCAAGGTTGAAAGAGATCAAACGGAAAAttgaatttgataatttattttttgtagaaAGAAATAACAGGGGGGGAGGTCTAGCACTCTTTTGGCGAAACTCAGTAGACTTGCATGTCGATTCTTTCTCGCCAAATCATATAGATTCCATCATCAATAAAGGGAAGGAGGAAGCATGGCGTTTCACAGGCTTTTATGGCGAACCTGTGACGCATAAACGAATTGACTCGTGGAATAAGCTTCGACAACTTCACAGAAAGTTTAATATCCCTTGGTTGTGTGCCGGGGATTTCAATGAGATTATGAGAAGCTCTGAAAAATTGGGCGGAAGCAGCAGGAACCAATCACAGATGCAACTGTTTCGGGATGTAGCAGATGAGTGTGGCTTTATTGACCTCGGTTTTACAGGGCCCTGGTACACATGGCAAAAACATTTTTTGGCAGGCCATTCATTATGGGAAAGACTTGATCGGGCCTTGGCTACTAACGATTGGTTTTTAAGATTTGCAGGTACAAAAGTCCACCACCTCAAGTCAGATTCTTCAAACCATTGCCCAATATGGATAGATATGGCGGGCCTAGAACTTCAATGTGCAAAAAAACCATTTCGGTTTGAAGAGGCGTGGTTGTCGGACCATACATGTTCAGAAGTTGTTGAAGCTAGTTGGGAAGAAAGGGGAGTGGATGATCCAGCAACAAAAGTCATTAGAAAAATTGAAAGGTGTGGCCGAGAACTAAAAAGATGGGAGAGGGACCACTTCGGCAACATTAGAAATACcttgaagaaaaagaggaaagagtTTACTGAAGCTGAGAAGGAGGCGATGCGCACTGGACaaaacttcaaaattcaaaGATTAAAGAGTGAGATTACAGAGTTGATGGACAAGGAAAATAGGCTATGGTTCCAAAGATCAAAGGTCCTATGGGCTACTCAGGGTGACCGAAACTCAAAGTATTTTCACAGCCGGGCTACTTAA